The region TAGCTAAGAGAATGGAAGTAGGTGCAGTTGTAGGTGCTGGCCTAAAGGAAAATGTAATAAGAGAAACTCCTCAACCAGGAGATTTGGTACTATTAGTTGGTGGTAGAACAGGAAGAGATGGATTAGGTGGAGCTGTTGGTTCATCAAAAGAGCATGATGAGAGTTCTTTACTTACTTGTGGTTCAGAAGTGCAAAAGGGAAATCCACCTATTGAGAGAAAAATCTTAAGACTATTTAGAAGTCCAAAGGTAAGTAAAATGATCAAAAGATGTAATGACTTTGGAGCAGGAGGAGTATCTGTTGCAATAGGTGAATTAGCAGATGGTTTGAATATTGAACTAGATAAGGTTCCAAAGAAATATGAAGGCTTAGATGGAACAGAGATAGCACTTTCAGAATCTCAAGAGAGAATGGCAGTAGTTATTGATAGTAAAGATGTAGATACTTTTGTTAAATACTGTGAAGAGGAAAATGTTGAAGTAACAATAGTTGCAAATGTAACAAGTGAAAAGAGACTTGTTATGAATTGGAGAGAAGATGAAATAGTTAATATAAGTAGGGATTTCTTAGATACTAATGGAGTTAGAAAAAAGACTAGGGTATTTGTAGAAGAACCAAAGGGTAATAACTACTTTGATTTACTTCCAAAAGAATTAGAAAAGTCAAAGGATATAAAAGATGCTTGGATTTCAAATATGACAGATATCAATACTTGTAGCCAAAGAGGATTGATGGAGAAGTTTGACAATACTATAGGTGCTGGAACTGTATTGATGCCATTTGGTGGAAAATACAAACAAACTCCTATTGATGGAATGATAGGGAAAATCCCTGTATATGAAGGGGAAACAGATACTTGTTCTATGATGACATATGGATTTAATCCAAAGATTTCAAAATGGAGCCCATTCCATGGTGGAATGTATGCGGTGATTGAATCATTGGCTAAGATAGTTGCCTTTGGTGGAGATTATAGAAAGGTAAGACTTACATTCCAAGAGTATTTTGAAAAGTTAGGTGAAGATGAAAAAAAATGGGGTAAGCCTTTTAGTGCATTATTGGGAGCATATTTAGTTCAAAAGAGCTTAAATATCCCTAGTATTGGCGGTAAAGACAGTATGTCAGGTACCTTTAATGAATTAAATGTTCCACCTACACTTATTAGCTTTGCAGTAACTACAGGTAAGGCAAGCAAGGTAGTGTCTCCAGAGTTTAAGGGAAAGAGAAATACTGTTGTCTTAGTTCCACTTACTATAGATGAAAATGGAATGCCAGATTTTGAAGAATTAGATAAGAATTATACTAGAATATTTAATTTAATTGAAGATGGTAGGATACTTTCTGCAACTAGTGTTAAAGAAGGCGGAATAGCAAGAAGTATAAGTGAAATGTCCTTTGGTAATAGAATAGGATTTACTTTTGGAAAAGAAATTGATTCTAAAGTATTTGCACCAATATATGGTTCTATAATACTTGAAATTAGTAGTGATGAAGATGTTAAAGAACTTTTTGAAGGAATTGATATAGAAATACTTGGTTCAACTAATGATGGAGATTATATAGAGGCAAATGGTGAAAAGATATCATTAAACGAACTTGTAGGAGAATGGGAAAAACCACTTAAGGATGTATTTTCTTTAAAAGAAGATGTAGATGGAAAACCAATAGAAATTTGTTATGGCAAGGGCGTAAAAAGAACTTCAAAGATAAAAATAGCTAAGCCAAGAGTGTTTATACCAGTATTTCCAGGCACTAACTGTGAATTAGATACTAAGATTGCTTTTGAAAGAGCTGGGGGAGTAGTAGATACATTTGTATTTAGAAATTTAGCTGGTGAAGATATCGAATACTCAATCAAGGAAATGGTAAAACATATTAATAACAGTCAAATAATAGCTATTCCAGGTGGATTTAGCGGTGGAGATGAACCAGATGGTTCTGGTAAGTTTATAGCTACAGTTTTCAAAAATCCATATATAAGTGAAGCTGTGATGGAACTATTAAAAAATAGAGATGGACTAATGTTAGGAATATGTAACGGATTCCAAGCACTTATTAAACTAGGTTTGGTACCTTTTGGAGAAATAAGAGATATGGAAGATGATTCACCAACTCTTACTTTCAATCGTATAGGTTGCCATGTTTCCACTATAGTTAAGACAAAAGTTGTTTCAAATCTTTCACCTTGGTTTAACAATGTAAAGGTAGGGGATATTCATACTGTACCTATTTCTCATGGAGAAGGAAGATTCGTTGCTAATAAAGAAACAATGGATAGATTAATAGCTAATGGTCAAGTAGCTACACAATATGTGGATTTTGATGGAAAGCCTTCTTATGATGGATACTTCAATCCAAATGGATCTATAGAAGCTGTAGAAGCCATTACAAGTCCTGATGGAAGAGTACTTGGTAAGATGGGTCATTCAGAGAGAATGGGCAATAATATCATAAAGAACATACCTGGTAATAAAGATCAAAAGATATTTGAAGCTGGAATTAGATATTTCATATAATCT is a window of Anaerosalibacter sp. Marseille-P3206 DNA encoding:
- a CDS encoding phosphoribosylformylglycinamidine synthase; amino-acid sequence: MVSIKKVFVEKKEGYNVEAIQLLKDFKENLNIMGLTGVRVINYYQIDNISDEEFKKAVVTVFSEPNVDYVYFEQFPVNDGDYTFRVEFLPGQYNQRADSATQCLEILTGKKGYNVNSSKIVILEGDITDEEIKRIKEYYINPVESREVAIDQITLYTELEEPANVEIINGFIDMSKEELESFRNEIGFAMDFEDILFCQEYFKNEERRDPTITELKVIDTYWSDHCRHTTFMTSIENIEIEEGQYKKIFEETLKKYFESREYVHEAKEKPVCLMDMGTIMAKEMSKKGVLDDLEKSDEINACSIEIDVDVNGKIEKWLLMFKNETHNHPTEIEPFGGAATCLGGAIRDPLSGRSYVYQAMRVTGSGDPRTSIEETLQGKLPQRKITLGAMKGYSSYGNQIGLATGYVREIYDEGYIAKRMEVGAVVGAGLKENVIRETPQPGDLVLLVGGRTGRDGLGGAVGSSKEHDESSLLTCGSEVQKGNPPIERKILRLFRSPKVSKMIKRCNDFGAGGVSVAIGELADGLNIELDKVPKKYEGLDGTEIALSESQERMAVVIDSKDVDTFVKYCEEENVEVTIVANVTSEKRLVMNWREDEIVNISRDFLDTNGVRKKTRVFVEEPKGNNYFDLLPKELEKSKDIKDAWISNMTDINTCSQRGLMEKFDNTIGAGTVLMPFGGKYKQTPIDGMIGKIPVYEGETDTCSMMTYGFNPKISKWSPFHGGMYAVIESLAKIVAFGGDYRKVRLTFQEYFEKLGEDEKKWGKPFSALLGAYLVQKSLNIPSIGGKDSMSGTFNELNVPPTLISFAVTTGKASKVVSPEFKGKRNTVVLVPLTIDENGMPDFEELDKNYTRIFNLIEDGRILSATSVKEGGIARSISEMSFGNRIGFTFGKEIDSKVFAPIYGSIILEISSDEDVKELFEGIDIEILGSTNDGDYIEANGEKISLNELVGEWEKPLKDVFSLKEDVDGKPIEICYGKGVKRTSKIKIAKPRVFIPVFPGTNCELDTKIAFERAGGVVDTFVFRNLAGEDIEYSIKEMVKHINNSQIIAIPGGFSGGDEPDGSGKFIATVFKNPYISEAVMELLKNRDGLMLGICNGFQALIKLGLVPFGEIRDMEDDSPTLTFNRIGCHVSTIVKTKVVSNLSPWFNNVKVGDIHTVPISHGEGRFVANKETMDRLIANGQVATQYVDFDGKPSYDGYFNPNGSIEAVEAITSPDGRVLGKMGHSERMGNNIIKNIPGNKDQKIFEAGIRYFI